The following proteins come from a genomic window of Lycium ferocissimum isolate CSIRO_LF1 chromosome 4, AGI_CSIRO_Lferr_CH_V1, whole genome shotgun sequence:
- the LOC132053760 gene encoding uncharacterized protein LOC132053760, which yields MLEMLLTCTQLVVAQAQRQESGLSLGNNEESSKNKDFLKMNPPVFKGIKKDEDPQDYIDALQKIFRVIASRRRAATFGAYQLQGEDAPDATWDEFASAFLDHFMLIEVKEAKAEQFLKLKQNGRSVQDYYLEFVSLAKHAPLIIPDMRARVRRFVYGLDPHLYDGANIASQNREMTTPRWLLSYKGTRQC from the exons ATGTTAGAAATGCTATTAACATGCACTCAGTTAGTAGTAGCTCAGGCCCAGCGTCAGGAATCTGGATTGAGTTTAGGGAATAATGAAGAGTCTTCTAAGAATAAGGACTTTCTCAAGATGAATCCCCCAGTCTTCAAGGGAATAAAGAAAGACGAGGACCCTCAGGATTACATTGATGCCCTCCAGAAAATTTTTAGGGTCATAGCATCACGGAGGCGGGCGGCTACTTTTGGAGCTTATCAGCTGCAAG GGGAGGATGCACCTGATGCTACATGGGATGAATTTGCAAGCGCATTCCTGGATCACTTCATGCTAATAGAAGTCAAAGAAGCTAAGGCAGAGCAATTTCTGAAGCTTAAGCAGAATGGCAGGTCAGTTCAGGACTACTATTTAGAATTTGTTAGTCTGGCTAAGCATGCTCCACTTATAATACCGGACATGAGGGCAAGAGTGAGGAGGTTCGTTTATGGTCTTGATCCCCACTTGTATGATGGGGCCAATATTGCTTCACAGAACAGGGAGATGACTActccaagatggttgctttcgtACAAGGGAACGAGACAATGCTAA